A genome region from Flavobacterium sp. CFS9 includes the following:
- a CDS encoding heavy-metal-associated domain-containing protein — MEKKDFQFKTNLNCGGCVSKVQADLDNAAGICEWNVDTTNADKILTVQSDGATAEEIIAIVKAKGFKAEPLDI, encoded by the coding sequence ATGGAAAAGAAAGATTTTCAATTTAAAACCAACCTTAACTGCGGTGGATGTGTTTCTAAAGTACAAGCAGATCTGGACAATGCAGCAGGGATATGTGAATGGAATGTAGACACCACCAATGCAGATAAAATACTTACCGTTCAATCGGATGGTGCTACTGCCGAAGAAATAATAGCTATTGTTAAAGCAAAAGGTTTTAAAGCAGAACCTTTAGATATTTAA
- a CDS encoding caspase family protein, with protein sequence MNYAIVIGIDHYEKKPLSGAVADAKAFANWLETKGGVLKDNLKLFVSDSEDLLVSGPEIDIAINKMNTVARKNNEKNRLYFYFSGHGIGVTFENTALCLRLWPALINHCISGMDYRTWFTNAGAFDEILIFFDCCREHDTLIKGNSPTGPWNLPVGNRNPQVLICNSTAYGKLSYEIVIDPVTDNPSDDVTTDEQPKESESDKKRGAFTTFLIDSLNGDADSDATGQITAMNLMNHIRNNFKSHAEKFKKIQDASADSLNGGDQILICNVPVKLPKYNCEITFERNSNVTLYGPNLEKVWHGDVIIGQVLQLKGLAKGFYQLKDNTDTAAPPKTFINYSPKTISYERF encoded by the coding sequence ATGAATTATGCTATTGTAATAGGAATCGACCACTATGAGAAAAAACCGCTGTCAGGTGCTGTAGCGGATGCTAAAGCTTTCGCCAACTGGCTGGAAACAAAAGGTGGGGTACTAAAAGATAACCTCAAACTGTTTGTATCAGACAGCGAAGACCTGCTCGTTAGCGGTCCCGAAATTGACATAGCCATCAATAAAATGAATACCGTTGCCAGAAAAAACAATGAAAAAAACAGATTGTATTTTTATTTCTCCGGACATGGTATAGGCGTCACTTTTGAGAATACGGCATTGTGCCTCCGTCTCTGGCCGGCACTAATCAACCATTGCATTTCAGGTATGGATTACCGTACCTGGTTTACTAATGCAGGTGCGTTTGATGAGATCCTTATTTTCTTTGATTGCTGTCGTGAACACGATACGCTGATTAAAGGAAATTCCCCTACTGGCCCCTGGAATCTCCCGGTGGGTAATAGAAATCCACAAGTCCTTATTTGTAATTCTACCGCCTATGGCAAACTGAGCTATGAGATAGTTATTGATCCGGTAACAGACAATCCATCAGACGATGTTACAACCGACGAACAACCAAAAGAATCAGAGTCTGACAAAAAAAGAGGAGCTTTTACCACTTTTCTTATTGACAGTCTCAATGGTGATGCCGACAGTGATGCAACCGGGCAAATTACGGCAATGAATCTTATGAATCATATCCGGAACAATTTCAAGAGCCATGCCGAAAAGTTCAAAAAAATACAGGATGCCTCAGCCGATTCTCTAAATGGCGGGGATCAGATTCTAATTTGTAACGTTCCTGTAAAACTGCCAAAGTACAATTGCGAAATTACTTTTGAGCGTAACTCTAATGTCACACTCTACGGTCCGAACCTCGAAAAAGTCTGGCACGGTGATGTTATCATAGGACAGGTTTTACAGCTAAAAGGACTAGCTAAAGGTTTTTATCAGCTCAAAGACAATACCGATACTGCAGCACCACCCAAAACTTTTATCAATTACTCTCCAAAAACCATCAGTTATGAACGATTTTGA
- a CDS encoding efflux RND transporter periplasmic adaptor subunit, giving the protein MKLVYYILIGIAFASCNSENKKEEKPAAMPMMMMQNFETVSLKKSNPLVPLKLAGELVSDKETAIYAKVNSYVKKLYVDIGSPVTTGQVIMVLEAPEIQAQLAAAKSKWKAQEAIYIATKSNYDRMFKANETKGAIAKDALDQITARKLSDQSQLEAAKSAYQEIQAMNDYLIIRAPFNGIVAERNVDPGSYVGPMGKGSDKPLLVLQDNKKLRVSLSIPEANTPYLNLGDSIHFKVTSLPQKKYMAKISRKSGVLDFKLRSERIEADIMKIHPELKPLMVVEAMLSLQANEATFFIPKTALVESNMGMYVIQVIEGKTKNIPVAKGRALMDQIEVFGALKEGDNILMKATEEITEGTKIKK; this is encoded by the coding sequence ATGAAATTAGTCTATTATATCCTTATCGGAATTGCATTTGCATCTTGTAATTCAGAAAACAAAAAAGAAGAAAAACCGGCAGCGATGCCCATGATGATGATGCAGAATTTTGAAACAGTTTCGCTGAAAAAGAGTAATCCGTTGGTTCCTCTGAAACTTGCCGGAGAATTGGTTTCCGACAAAGAAACGGCGATTTATGCCAAAGTAAACAGCTACGTAAAAAAGCTGTATGTCGACATTGGTTCTCCGGTAACAACGGGGCAAGTCATTATGGTTCTGGAGGCTCCCGAAATTCAGGCACAGCTGGCGGCAGCAAAATCCAAATGGAAAGCACAGGAAGCGATCTACATTGCTACAAAATCGAATTATGACCGCATGTTTAAAGCCAATGAAACTAAAGGTGCTATTGCGAAAGACGCGTTAGACCAGATCACAGCCAGAAAACTATCCGATCAGTCACAATTGGAAGCTGCAAAATCGGCGTATCAGGAAATACAAGCCATGAATGATTATCTGATCATACGAGCGCCTTTTAACGGTATTGTTGCTGAAAGAAATGTAGATCCGGGCTCTTATGTCGGGCCAATGGGTAAAGGTTCCGACAAGCCTTTACTGGTACTTCAGGACAATAAAAAACTGCGTGTTTCACTTTCTATTCCGGAAGCGAATACTCCTTATTTAAACTTAGGTGATTCGATACATTTTAAGGTTACTTCGCTTCCGCAGAAGAAATATATGGCTAAAATTTCGCGTAAATCGGGAGTGTTAGATTTCAAATTACGCTCTGAACGCATCGAAGCCGATATTATGAAAATACATCCCGAACTAAAACCCCTGATGGTGGTGGAAGCGATGCTTTCGCTGCAAGCTAATGAAGCTACCTTTTTTATTCCCAAAACAGCTTTGGTAGAAAGTAATATGGGGATGTATGTCATTCAGGTAATCGAAGGGAAAACCAAAAACATTCCTGTTGCTAAGGGACGCGCACTGATGGATCAGATTGAAGTTTTTGGTGCACTAAAGGAAGGTGACAACATTTTAATGAAAGCCACCGAAGAAATAACAGAAGGAACAAAAATTAAAAAATAG
- a CDS encoding DUF6443 domain-containing protein yields the protein MKKYIPLLILVFLIGFGAKAQTFSDDNYIYTVTPKKPVQTAGLNALTKDEKNQSITYFDGLGRPVQTIAIGQGEGGKDIITPVEYDVFGRQVKEYLPYASQNGGDNYTRIDPAVAINALTGFYGTQTYDNTANPFSQKKLEASPLNRVLRQAAPGDAWAMDSGHEIKMDYQTNTADEVRLFTATATWDAGLGLFSTAFSDEGNYAANQLYKTITYDENTTANPSESSGSTVEFKNKEGQVILKRTYNSGDKHDTYYVYDRYGNLSYVLPPKVTGVVSNDVLNGLCYQYKYDHRNRLVEKKLPGKQWEYIVYDKLDRPVATGPAFSPFKDETAEGWLITKYDGFGRPVYTGWSGVPPGSANRKSLQDEQNTATVLYESRGYIGTIGDNITIYYSNNNAPVNFKLLTVTYYDDYDYPNAPVRPASVEDQAVLDNTKGLVTGSWTRALTTSSETLGETTTTFYDTKARAISTRIQNHLSGYTTTDSKLDFTGKVLYSITKHKRKSGDTELTVKEEFTYSPQDRLLTHTHQINGGTVEVLANNSYDDLGQLIVKNVGNNVTSPLQKVHYSYNIRGWLTGINNVEELQQDTDPKDLFAFKINYDKQPGNSQVQALYNGNISETTWKTNTDVTKRSYGYQYDNLNRLTSAIYSKPNDAIPASGAYNESLSYDKNGNITSLQRYGASDAPSIVFQIDDLTYGYLDQNSNQLTKVTDSPAGNDNEGFKDGNKTGDDFTYDANGNMITDKNKSITEIQYNQLNLPKKITFGTSGSIEYIYNAAGQKLEKIVSANETVTKTDYLDGFQYNYVDYGGPAPEDPGDTDPPIDGTDPVIDPPVENNRSSLAGEQNVVSRPTLQFFPTEGGYYDNVYQKYVYHYRDHLGNVRLSYDRNPVNNVLRIVEESNYYPFGLKHKGYNMDNLQPDYKYKFQGQERQDELSLNWDSFKYRNYDMTIGRFMSIDPLAENYSYQSPYNFAENKVISHRELEGLEGAWFQAVWNAHAYAKPNGVPAHVNGVASGLYNSAKGLVNAVTHPVSTVKGIANMAVAGAVGNNPLSMLRVDNAIGTNSFGTSQAVSKSIDKGVNNLINGNGQQRGEVIGEIAGAVIGAKGINATINSIQKASTMSTLTNSVNATAAELAASRQTPATVVGAELNGQTMITISGAPPSVIAPQLEGIVEKLGGIGTKTATGNTVGCCSEFHAGNSLLIDNPSALPNQINFTNAIRPRTGQIIDMCDNCKATFEKK from the coding sequence ATGAAAAAATATATACCGCTGTTAATTTTAGTATTCCTTATCGGTTTTGGCGCAAAAGCCCAGACTTTTAGTGATGATAACTATATTTATACAGTAACGCCAAAGAAACCGGTTCAGACTGCAGGTCTAAATGCGCTGACCAAAGACGAGAAAAATCAAAGCATAACCTATTTTGACGGACTCGGACGTCCGGTACAAACCATTGCTATTGGTCAGGGAGAAGGTGGAAAAGATATCATTACTCCTGTGGAGTATGATGTTTTTGGAAGACAAGTCAAAGAATATTTGCCTTATGCTTCCCAGAACGGAGGGGATAATTATACCCGAATAGATCCTGCTGTTGCTATCAATGCGTTAACAGGTTTTTACGGTACCCAGACGTATGATAATACAGCTAATCCATTTTCTCAGAAAAAACTGGAAGCCTCTCCTCTGAACAGAGTATTAAGACAAGCAGCTCCAGGGGATGCTTGGGCTATGGATAGCGGACACGAAATCAAAATGGATTATCAGACCAACACTGCTGATGAAGTAAGATTATTTACAGCCACTGCAACCTGGGATGCGGGATTGGGACTGTTTAGCACTGCTTTTTCAGATGAGGGCAATTATGCAGCCAATCAATTGTATAAAACCATAACCTATGATGAAAATACAACAGCAAATCCAAGTGAATCATCAGGCTCCACAGTAGAATTTAAAAACAAAGAAGGGCAGGTCATCCTTAAAAGAACTTACAATTCAGGTGATAAACATGACACTTACTATGTTTATGACAGGTATGGCAATCTGAGCTATGTACTGCCGCCAAAAGTAACAGGTGTTGTTAGCAATGATGTTTTAAACGGCTTGTGTTATCAGTACAAATACGATCATCGCAATCGTCTGGTGGAAAAAAAACTACCCGGAAAACAATGGGAGTATATTGTCTATGACAAACTCGATCGTCCCGTCGCGACGGGGCCGGCTTTTTCGCCTTTTAAAGATGAAACCGCTGAAGGCTGGCTCATTACCAAATACGATGGTTTTGGCAGACCTGTTTATACAGGTTGGAGCGGTGTACCTCCGGGATCCGCCAATAGAAAATCGTTGCAGGATGAACAGAATACGGCTACTGTTCTGTATGAAAGCAGAGGCTATATAGGAACTATAGGCGACAATATAACGATATACTATAGCAATAATAATGCTCCGGTAAATTTTAAACTTTTAACGGTTACTTATTACGATGACTATGATTATCCTAATGCTCCGGTTAGACCTGCTTCTGTCGAAGATCAGGCTGTTTTAGATAATACCAAAGGTTTAGTGACCGGAAGCTGGACAAGAGCCCTGACTACCTCCTCAGAAACATTAGGAGAAACCACTACCACCTTTTACGATACCAAAGCCCGAGCTATAAGCACCCGAATTCAGAATCATCTGAGCGGTTACACTACTACCGATAGTAAACTTGATTTTACCGGAAAGGTGCTTTACAGTATTACCAAACACAAACGTAAGTCTGGAGATACGGAACTGACAGTAAAAGAAGAATTTACCTATTCGCCTCAGGATCGTTTGCTAACCCATACCCATCAGATCAATGGCGGAACCGTTGAAGTTTTAGCAAACAATAGTTATGATGATCTGGGGCAATTGATCGTTAAGAATGTAGGGAACAACGTAACAAGCCCTTTACAGAAAGTACATTACAGTTACAATATTAGAGGCTGGCTTACCGGAATCAACAATGTCGAAGAGCTACAGCAGGACACAGATCCTAAAGATCTGTTCGCTTTTAAAATAAATTATGACAAACAGCCGGGCAACTCACAGGTTCAAGCCTTGTATAACGGAAATATTTCAGAAACTACCTGGAAGACCAATACCGATGTGACCAAGCGCTCCTATGGGTATCAGTACGACAATCTGAACCGTTTGACCAGTGCCATTTATAGCAAACCCAATGATGCGATTCCGGCATCGGGCGCCTATAATGAAAGTTTGAGTTACGACAAAAACGGAAACATTACCTCCCTGCAGCGTTATGGGGCTAGTGATGCACCTTCGATAGTTTTCCAAATTGATGATTTGACTTATGGTTATTTGGATCAAAACTCGAATCAGTTAACGAAAGTAACCGACAGTCCAGCCGGAAATGACAACGAAGGTTTTAAGGACGGAAACAAAACCGGTGATGATTTTACTTATGATGCCAATGGCAATATGATTACCGATAAAAACAAAAGCATCACTGAGATTCAATACAATCAGCTCAATTTACCTAAGAAAATTACATTTGGAACAAGTGGGTCAATTGAGTATATTTACAACGCAGCGGGTCAAAAACTGGAGAAAATTGTTAGTGCGAACGAAACTGTCACGAAAACAGATTATCTGGATGGTTTTCAGTACAACTATGTCGACTATGGTGGTCCGGCACCTGAAGATCCGGGAGACACTGATCCTCCTATTGATGGTACCGACCCGGTAATCGATCCTCCAGTAGAGAATAATCGTTCCAGCTTAGCAGGTGAACAAAATGTTGTATCACGACCAACGTTGCAATTTTTTCCTACAGAGGGAGGGTATTATGATAATGTATATCAAAAATATGTTTATCATTATAGAGATCATTTGGGTAACGTAAGATTGAGTTATGATAGAAATCCTGTAAATAATGTTCTTAGAATTGTTGAAGAAAGTAACTATTATCCTTTTGGGCTGAAGCACAAAGGGTATAATATGGATAATCTGCAGCCTGATTATAAATATAAGTTCCAAGGTCAAGAGCGTCAAGATGAGCTATCATTGAACTGGGACAGCTTTAAGTATAGAAATTATGATATGACTATTGGTAGGTTTATGTCAATTGACCCACTAGCGGAAAACTACAGTTATCAATCTCCTTATAATTTTGCAGAAAATAAAGTAATTAGTCATCGTGAGCTTGAAGGACTAGAAGGAGCATGGTTTCAGGCAGTCTGGAATGCTCATGCTTATGCAAAACCAAATGGAGTTCCTGCTCATGTCAATGGAGTTGCAAGTGGACTGTATAATAGTGCTAAAGGATTGGTCAATGCAGTAACTCACCCTGTTAGTACTGTAAAAGGAATTGCAAATATGGCTGTTGCGGGAGCTGTGGGCAATAATCCATTATCTATGCTGAGAGTTGATAATGCAATTGGAACTAATTCTTTTGGGACATCACAGGCAGTTAGCAAATCTATTGATAAAGGAGTAAATAACCTTATTAATGGAAATGGACAGCAAAGGGGGGAAGTTATTGGCGAAATTGCTGGAGCTGTTATTGGAGCAAAAGGTATAAATGCTACGATTAACTCAATACAAAAAGCTTCAACTATGAGTACGCTAACTAATTCTGTTAATGCCACAGCAGCGGAGTTAGCAGCGTCTCGACAAACTCCTGCTACTGTCGTAGGTGCTGAATTAAATGGTCAAACAATGATTACTATTAGTGGAGCACCTCCATCAGTAATTGCACCTCAATTAGAGGGCATTGTTGAAAAATTAGGCGGTATAGGAACAAAAACAGCAACTGGAAATACTGTTGGATGTTGTTCAGAATTTCATGCAGGAAATAGTTTGTTAATAGATAATCCAAGTGCATTACCAAATCAAATTAATTTTACAAATGCAATTCGTCCACGAACAGGGCAAATTATAGATATGTGTGATAATTGTAAAGCGACTTTTGAAAAAAAATAA
- a CDS encoding helix-turn-helix domain-containing protein — MSTLFVKNMVCNRCIMVVQNELEKLDLEFTNIKLGEVTLAKELSAAERTLLEQELVPLGFEVIDDKKSRIIEKIKNIIIDLVHHQDNDTKNNLSDILSEKINHDYNYLSNLFSEVEGTTIEKYFIAQKIEKIKELLVYDELSLSEIALRLNYSSVAYLSNQFKKVTGLTPSYFKQIRAEKRKPLDEVK, encoded by the coding sequence ATGAGTACATTATTCGTTAAAAATATGGTTTGCAACCGCTGTATCATGGTGGTTCAGAACGAACTTGAAAAATTGGACCTTGAATTTACCAATATCAAGCTTGGCGAAGTTACACTGGCAAAAGAATTGAGTGCTGCAGAAAGAACTTTACTGGAGCAGGAATTGGTTCCTCTTGGATTTGAAGTGATCGACGATAAAAAAAGCAGAATCATCGAAAAGATAAAAAACATCATTATTGATTTGGTCCATCATCAGGATAACGATACCAAGAACAATCTGTCCGATATCCTTAGCGAAAAGATCAACCACGACTATAATTACCTTTCCAATTTATTTTCTGAAGTGGAAGGGACTACGATAGAAAAGTATTTTATCGCGCAAAAAATTGAAAAAATAAAAGAACTTTTGGTGTACGATGAGTTGTCACTTAGCGAGATCGCTTTACGCCTGAACTATTCCAGTGTTGCTTATCTGAGCAATCAGTTTAAAAAAGTAACCGGCTTGACTCCAAGTTATTTCAAGCAAATTCGGGCTGAAAAAAGAAAGCCTTTGGATGAGGTGAAGTAA
- a CDS encoding heavy metal translocating P-type ATPase encodes MGTIDNNKETIYIPLEDVNSEHCALIVEKGLAEVKGIETHKVEVNNRRAAITVKGNETVGNAVKAIKDLGYGVPTVKNTFPVLGMTCASCASSAESIVTYELGVVDASVNFATGNLTVEYLPNLTDASKLQKAVQGVGYDLLILDEAKQQESLETIHAENFRKLKNKTIWAVLLSLPVVVIGMFFMNIPYANEIMWLFSTPVILWLGKDFFVNAWKQAKHRSANMDTLVALSTGIAYLFSVFNMLFMDFWHERGLHAHVYFEAAAVVIAFILLGKLLEEKAKGNTSSAIKKLMGLQPKTVVVIQPDGTEKQVAIEEVNVDAVILVKPGEKIAVDGMVISGHSYVDESMLSGEPVPVLKKENEKVFAGTINQKGSFQFKAVKVGKETMLAQIIKMVQDAQGSKAPVQKLVDKIAGIFVPIVIGIALLTFVAWMILGRDNAVVQGLMAAVTVLVIACPCALGLATPTAIMVGVGKGAENGILIKDAESLELARKVTAIVLDKTGTITEGRPQVTGIKWLKDVDTTKDILLSIEKQSEHPLAEAVVKSLEGVSSVVLSNFDSITGKGAKAVYENETYYVGNKKLLAENSIVIAESLLIQAEEWGKESKTVIWFTNSKQALSVIAISDKIKETSVQAIKELQEMNIELYMLTGDNEATAKAIAAQTGIKHYKAEVLPQHKADFIKELQQQGKTVAMVGDGINDSTALATADVSIAMGKGSDIAMDVAKMTIISSDLTKIPQAIRLSKQTVTTIKQNLFWAFIYNLIGIPLAAGVLYPINGFLLNPMIAGAAMALSSVSVVSNSLRLKWKK; translated from the coding sequence ATGGGAACAATTGATAATAATAAGGAAACAATCTACATTCCGTTAGAAGATGTAAATAGCGAGCACTGTGCCTTAATCGTAGAGAAAGGATTAGCAGAGGTTAAAGGAATTGAAACCCACAAGGTAGAAGTTAACAACCGCAGGGCTGCTATAACGGTTAAAGGTAACGAAACTGTTGGTAATGCGGTGAAAGCCATTAAAGACCTGGGATATGGTGTGCCAACCGTAAAAAATACGTTCCCGGTTCTGGGAATGACCTGTGCCTCTTGTGCCAGCAGTGCAGAAAGTATTGTAACCTATGAACTGGGAGTAGTGGATGCTTCGGTGAACTTTGCCACAGGAAACCTTACTGTTGAATATCTTCCGAACCTTACAGATGCTTCTAAATTGCAAAAAGCGGTTCAGGGTGTTGGTTACGACTTGCTTATTTTGGATGAAGCGAAACAACAAGAGTCTTTAGAGACTATTCATGCAGAAAATTTCAGAAAATTAAAAAATAAAACCATCTGGGCTGTGCTGTTGTCATTGCCTGTGGTGGTGATAGGGATGTTCTTCATGAATATTCCTTATGCCAATGAGATCATGTGGCTTTTCTCAACGCCGGTAATTCTTTGGTTGGGGAAAGACTTCTTTGTAAATGCATGGAAACAGGCCAAACATCGTTCGGCCAATATGGATACGCTGGTAGCTTTAAGTACCGGAATTGCTTACTTGTTTAGCGTTTTTAATATGTTATTTATGGATTTCTGGCACGAGCGCGGATTGCATGCACACGTGTACTTTGAAGCGGCGGCTGTAGTGATTGCGTTTATTCTGCTGGGTAAATTATTAGAAGAAAAAGCAAAAGGAAATACGTCATCGGCGATTAAAAAACTAATGGGACTTCAGCCTAAAACGGTGGTAGTTATTCAACCTGACGGGACAGAAAAGCAGGTGGCTATTGAAGAGGTAAATGTAGACGCTGTTATTTTGGTAAAGCCGGGTGAGAAGATTGCCGTTGACGGTATGGTTATCTCGGGGCATTCTTATGTAGACGAAAGTATGTTAAGCGGCGAACCGGTTCCTGTACTGAAAAAAGAAAACGAAAAGGTATTTGCCGGAACCATCAATCAAAAAGGAAGTTTTCAGTTTAAAGCGGTTAAAGTAGGTAAAGAAACCATGCTGGCCCAAATTATTAAGATGGTACAGGATGCTCAGGGAAGTAAAGCCCCGGTGCAGAAATTGGTCGATAAAATTGCAGGAATATTTGTTCCGATTGTGATCGGTATTGCACTTCTCACATTCGTTGCCTGGATGATTTTGGGCAGAGATAATGCAGTTGTACAAGGATTGATGGCTGCGGTTACCGTATTGGTTATTGCCTGTCCATGTGCTTTGGGTCTTGCTACGCCAACTGCCATTATGGTAGGTGTAGGTAAAGGTGCCGAGAACGGAATCTTAATCAAAGATGCTGAAAGTTTAGAACTGGCCAGAAAAGTAACGGCTATTGTACTCGATAAAACGGGAACCATTACCGAAGGAAGGCCACAAGTGACCGGTATAAAATGGTTAAAAGACGTAGATACTACCAAAGATATCCTGTTAAGTATCGAAAAACAATCAGAACATCCATTAGCAGAAGCGGTAGTGAAAAGTCTGGAAGGTGTATCAAGTGTAGTTTTATCCAATTTTGACAGTATTACCGGTAAAGGTGCAAAAGCGGTTTATGAGAATGAAACCTATTATGTGGGAAACAAAAAGCTACTGGCAGAAAATAGCATTGTCATTGCAGAATCACTATTGATTCAGGCAGAAGAATGGGGTAAGGAATCCAAAACAGTGATTTGGTTTACCAATAGCAAACAGGCACTTTCAGTTATTGCCATATCCGACAAAATCAAAGAGACATCGGTTCAGGCGATCAAAGAATTGCAGGAGATGAATATTGAACTGTATATGCTGACGGGAGATAACGAAGCGACTGCAAAAGCGATTGCGGCACAAACGGGAATCAAACATTATAAAGCAGAAGTTCTGCCACAGCACAAAGCCGATTTTATAAAAGAACTACAGCAGCAAGGTAAAACAGTAGCGATGGTGGGTGATGGTATCAATGACAGTACAGCTCTGGCCACTGCCGATGTCAGTATCGCAATGGGTAAAGGAAGTGATATCGCAATGGACGTAGCAAAAATGACCATTATCTCATCTGATCTGACCAAAATACCACAGGCGATTCGTCTGTCTAAACAAACAGTTACAACAATCAAACAGAACTTGTTTTGGGCATTTATTTACAATCTAATCGGTATTCCGCTTGCTGCAGGTGTACTTTATCCGATAAATGGATTTTTGTTAAACCCTATGATTGCAGGTGCTGCTATGGCTTTGAGCAGTGTGAGTGTCGTGAGCAACAGCTTACGTCTGAAATGGAAAAAGTAA
- a CDS encoding IS1 family transposase translates to MSSNQTRCFRCVGDIPNMIKYGKTKSGSQRYICKVCGKTRVENYTYQAYKVAINTSIIQLTKEGLGIRSTARILKISTTTLLKRIVSIARSISKPIISKGKTYEVDELCTYIRYKKNYIWLVYALEKNSGTVVSFNLGKRTNKTFNRVLDTLKLSEAKKIFTDRLKNYRYLIDQKLHSVKRFGTNHIERKNLTLRTHLKRLNRRTICFSKSIAVFTAVLKIYFWV, encoded by the coding sequence ATGAGTTCAAATCAGACTAGATGTTTCAGATGTGTTGGCGACATTCCAAACATGATAAAGTATGGAAAGACAAAGTCTGGCAGTCAAAGATATATTTGTAAAGTATGTGGGAAAACCAGAGTTGAAAATTATACTTATCAAGCTTATAAGGTAGCTATAAATACAAGTATCATTCAATTAACCAAAGAAGGTTTAGGAATAAGAAGCACCGCAAGAATATTGAAAATATCCACCACAACATTATTAAAAAGGATTGTTTCAATTGCCAGAAGTATTAGCAAACCAATTATCAGTAAAGGTAAAACTTATGAAGTAGACGAACTTTGTACTTATATCAGGTACAAGAAAAATTACATTTGGCTGGTGTATGCTTTGGAAAAGAATTCTGGAACAGTGGTAAGTTTTAATCTTGGAAAGAGAACGAATAAAACATTTAATCGAGTTTTGGATACTTTAAAATTATCAGAAGCAAAGAAAATATTTACGGACAGACTCAAAAATTACAGGTATCTGATTGATCAGAAATTGCATTCGGTAAAACGTTTTGGGACAAATCATATTGAGAGGAAAAATTTGACACTTAGAACTCATCTGAAAAGACTCAACCGCAGGACAATTTGCTTTAGTAAAAGTATAGCAGTTTTCACAGCTGTCTTGAAGATTTATTTTTGGGTTTGA